From Juglans regia cultivar Chandler chromosome 6, Walnut 2.0, whole genome shotgun sequence, the proteins below share one genomic window:
- the LOC108985242 gene encoding transcription repressor MYB6-like, translating into MRKPSCDQKKDMKNRGAWSKQEDQKLIDYIQKHGEGCWSSLPEAAGLLRCGKSCRLRWVNYLRPDLKRGNIGEDEEELIIKLHALLGNRWSLIAGRLPGRTDNEVKNHWNTHLKRKLDQMGIASNNHRLGVLPRPSISLVSNYYNPTDKVAESSSQANDDDDYGVMNSASGTDISHTNSLPELNLDLTIGLPDHDLMESNYEQVAGTRAMHPSSSIEK; encoded by the exons ATGAGGAAACCTAGCTGTGATCAGAAGAAAGACATGAAGAACAGAGGAGCGTGGTCGAAGCAAGAAGACCAGAAGCTCATTGATTACATCCAAAAACATGGAGAAGGTTGCTGGAGTTCGCTTCCTGAGGCTGCAG GCTTGCTTCGTTGTGGTAAAAGTTGTCGATTAAGATGGGTAAACTATCTAAGGCCTGACCTTAAACGTGGCAACATTGGTGAAGATGAAGAGGAACTCATTATCAAGCTCCATGCACTTCTTGGAAACAG GTGGTCTTTGATAGCTGGAAGACTGCCGGGGCGTACAGACAATGAAGTGAAGAATCACTGGAACACACATCTCAAAAGAAAACTAGATCAGATGGGCATTGCTTCCAACAACCATCGCTTGGGTGTACTCCCACGCCCTAGCATATCCTTGGTCTCAAATTATTATAACCCTACAGATAAAGTAGCAGAATCGAGCTCCCAAGCAAATGATGACGACGACTATGGAGTCATGAATTCTGCAAGTGGTACGGATATCAGCCACACAAACAGCTTACCTGAACTGAACCTTGATCTCACCATTGGACTTCCTGATCATGATCTTATGGAGTCGAATTATGAGCAAGTGGCTGGTACTCGAGCAATGCATCCGTCCTCCAGCATTGAGAAGTAA